In Acidimicrobiales bacterium, the DNA window GGGTTGGTGCTCGACGGCCACCGGGTGCGACCATCGTCTCGGATCGGGATGCTCCCTCCGGGCGACGACGACCTCGACCCGCCGTGCCCCGCAGCGGGGTGCGGCGGTGGCGGGTGAGCCCGCACGGGGAGGACCGGGGACGGGCGGCAGCGAAGGTGTTCCTCATGGCAGGGCGACGAAGGTGGCGGCGCGGGGCAGCGTGGTGCTCCCTCACTGCCCTCCTGCTCGTCACCGGGGTGGTCACCGGCGTCGTCCCCGCGTCGGGTGAGGGGCCCATCGGCGGCTGGGCCAGCGAGCGCCTCCGCGTCGAGCCAGTCGTCGACGGCGGCACGATCCGCGTCGCCGACGTGGGCACGTTCCGGGGCGCGGTCGAGCTCGTCCCGGACGGCACCGGGGTGGCCGTGGTCAACGATGTGGGTCTCGAGGACTACGTCCGCGGCATCGCCGAGGTCCCGTCCTCGTGGCCCATCGAGGCCCAGAAGGCGCAGGCCGTTGCCGCCCGGAGCTACGCCCTCAACCAGATGCGGGGCAGCCGGGTCACCCGGTTCCGGGCGGTGGGGGCCGACCTCTGCGCCACCCAGGCCTGCCAGGTCTACCGGGGGGTCGGGACCGCCCGACCCGGGTGGGACGCAGCGGTGGCTGCGACGGCGGGAGAGGTCCTGCTCCACCGGAACGGGCCGATCCGGGCCATGTACGCCTCGTCCAACGGTGGCCGCTCGGACCCCGGCGGCGCCCCCTACCTGCCGGGCGTCGACGACCCCGACGACGAGCGCGTCAGCCCCTGGGCCCGCTGGCGGGCGACGTTCACCCTCGACCAGGTCGCCACCGCGTTCCCCGGGCCTGGCCGGCTGGTCGAGGCCGACCGCGCCGGCGACACCTTCGTCCTGCGCTACCAGCAGGACGACGGTGCCATCGTCGACCGCGGCGTCGCCCCGTCGGCGGTCCGCACCACGTTCAACGCCCGCCTGCCCCGCACCCCTGGCCTGCCCGTGCCGGTGCTCTCGACCCGCTTCACCGCCTTCACCGAGGGCGACACCGTGGTGCTCGACGGGGCGGGCTTCGGCCACCTCGTCGGCATGAGCCAGTACGGCGCGCTCGGCAAGGCCCAGCGGGGTCTCGACCACGCCGAGATCCTCGCGACCTACTACGGCGGCATCCGCCCGACGGTGGTCGACCCCGCCGAGCTGCCCGCCTCCATCCGGGTGGCCATGGCGCACGAGCGGCCTTCGGTGCACCTGAGCGGGCAGGGCTTCCGGGTCCTCGACGCCGGTGGTGACGTCCTGGCCCACCTCGGCGAGGGCGACTGGGAGGTCCGCCCGGACGGCGCCGGCCGGGTCGTCGCGGTGCCGCCCGACGGGCAGGAGGGGGCGCCGGTCGTGGCCCTGAGCGCACCGAGCGCCGAGCTCGTGCGGGTCGAGCTCACGGCGCCGGCGGCGGTCCGCATCCTCGATCCGGGTCGCGCGGTCCTGGTCGACCTGGGCCTCCGGCGGGCCGGGGAGGTCGACATCCCCCTGACCGGGCCGGTGCCGCCGGGGGCGCGCCTCGACCTCGTCGCCGAGGCCGACGCCGGTGGCGGGCGGGTGGCCCTCGCCGAGCTGACCATCGCCCCTCCCGTCCCCGGGGAGGCGCCCGCCGCCACCTCGGCCGCCAAGGCTGCAGGCGGTGGGAGGGGGAGCGACACCGCC includes these proteins:
- a CDS encoding SpoIID/LytB domain-containing protein; translation: MAGRRRWRRGAAWCSLTALLLVTGVVTGVVPASGEGPIGGWASERLRVEPVVDGGTIRVADVGTFRGAVELVPDGTGVAVVNDVGLEDYVRGIAEVPSSWPIEAQKAQAVAARSYALNQMRGSRVTRFRAVGADLCATQACQVYRGVGTARPGWDAAVAATAGEVLLHRNGPIRAMYASSNGGRSDPGGAPYLPGVDDPDDERVSPWARWRATFTLDQVATAFPGPGRLVEADRAGDTFVLRYQQDDGAIVDRGVAPSAVRTTFNARLPRTPGLPVPVLSTRFTAFTEGDTVVLDGAGFGHLVGMSQYGALGKAQRGLDHAEILATYYGGIRPTVVDPAELPASIRVAMAHERPSVHLSGQGFRVLDAGGDVLAHLGEGDWEVRPDGAGRVVAVPPDGQEGAPVVALSAPSAELVRVELTAPAAVRILDPGRAVLVDLGLRRAGEVDIPLTGPVPPGARLDLVAEADAGGGRVALAELTIAPPVPGEAPAATSAAKAAGGGRGSDTASGVGAVVAISVPGVPAERPAAPIVGVALVALLGAAAGLVRVAGGPAATLRATFGRSPRPS